Genomic window (Bosea vaviloviae):
CTGCAGATAGAGCTCAACATCGTGTGGGAGCGGCTGAGATAGCCGATCGAGATGTCCTGACCGATATCGAGTTCGAAATCGCCGCTGCGGGTCGTCTGCACGAAGCCATATCGAGGCAATCGAGACGACCGCCTCGAGAGGCATCAGAGATCGACCGGCAGCCCGGATTTTTCCTCCTCCAGGGTCACGGCGATATCCGCATTCGCGGAGAGGCGAACCTTGTTCTCCTCGACGCCAGCCACGAAGCCGGCCTCGATGTAATGATGATGACCCTCGTGCTTCCCGTGGCTGTCGCTCATCTTGAGCTTGATACGGCCACCTTCGACGCGATCGACCGTCCCGACATGCACACCGTCGGCCCCGATGACCTCCATGTTCTCCTTGACGCTGTCTTTCATCGCGATCTTCTCCCTGGTGAGTTTCGGGCGATCATGAAGTCGTGCCGGACATGCGTAGCCACGGCAGGACATGCGTTGATCGGCGCGAGCAGGACTGTAACCCCCAGCCGGTCAGGCCGGTTCCAACTCATCGTCGTCTGCGATCCCCCGGCTTCTTCCAAAGCGTCGCTATGGGTTCCCGAGTTGAGCACGTCTCAATCCGCGCAGGCTGTTACCCAGGAACCAGCGCTCTGCGCGCGCGAGATCATCAAGCACGAGTTGTCGCTCAATCGCTTCGCCGCTTCCGATCAGGCTTTGGCGTAGCACGCCCGGCAAGACGCCATCGCTCAGCGGCGGCGTCAGCAGGACCCCGCCCCGCTCGACGAAGATGGTGCTGCGCGCCGATTCCGTCACGAAACCGGCGCGGTTCAGGAAGATTGCCTCATCGGCTCCCTGCATCACTGCCGCCGCATAGGCGGTCTCAAAGAGCCGGCGGCGCGTCGTCTTGTGCCGCAGGAACGGATCGGCGGCATCGATCCGGTCCGCTGCGACAATAACGCCGAGCCGCCGCTCCGGCTCCTCCGCCAACACCGGTGCGTGGAAATCGAGAGCCCCGTCGCGGCGCAGTTCGAGGCGGATGCGCCGGTCGTCTCGCCTGTCAAAACTTGCCGCCAGGCTGTCGAGTCTGGCTTGCGCATCGTGGCGGTCGAAACTGAAGTCAAGCGCACTTGCCGAACGCTCAAGGCGGTCGAGATGCAATTGCAGGCGCACGAAGCCCGTTTCCCCAGACCAGCGCAACGTTTCGATCAGGCCGTAATCCTCGGCGAGATCAGTCAGGACGCGGGCCTTGAGCAAGGCCTCGGCATATTCGCTCGCGGCCTCTGAATCCGCCACGATTCCACCGCCGATACCATAGCGCCCCACGCCATCGGGAAAGATCGCCGCGGTGCGAATGGCAACGTTGAAACGCAGGTCGCCATTGGGAGCGATTGCGCCGATCGCTCCGGTATAGACATCCCGCGGTCCGTCCTCGATCTCACGGATGATCTGCATCGCCCGCAGCTTGGGCGCACCGGTGATCGAGCCGCACGGGAAGGTCGCCCGCATGAGCTCTTCGAGCGAAAGGCCGGGCAGCAAACTGGATGTCACGGTCGATGTCAGCGTGTGGAATGTGGGGTAGGTCTCGACCTTGAAAAGGCTCGGCACCTCGACCGAGCCCAGCACGCTGATCCGCCCCAGATCGTTGCGCAACAGGTCGACGATCATGAGATTTTCGGCGCGCTGTTTCGGGTCGGCTTGCAGCGCCGCCTTGGCGGCCCGATCGGCCTCGGGATCGTCGAGACGCGACGCGGTTCCCTTCATCGGGCGCGTCGTCGCCCGGCCGGATTCGACCTCGAGGAAGAGCTCCGGCGAGACCGACAGGATCGTGGCGTCTTCAAAGGCAACAATCCCGCCATGCGACACCGGCTGGCTGGCCCGTAGTGCGGCATAAAGCGCGAGCGGGTCGCCATCGTAATGGAAGTCGACCGGGAAGGTCAGGTTGATCTGATAGGCGTCGCCGGCTTGCAGATATTCGAGCACGCGCGCGACCTTGGCGGCATGCGCGGAAGCCTCGAGCCGTGGCTGAACCAGGCCAAGCGGCAGCGGCGGAGCCAGACCCGCGAAGTGCCGGTCGAGTTCAACCGGTGCGACCTCCAACGGCTCCCGGAACAGCCCGAACCACAGCAGGGGTAATGCGCGCTTCGAAGGCATCGACGCCACGAGCCGAGGCTCGAAGGCATAGCCCAGTTCGTAACCCAGGAAGCCGGCGGCATGCAGCCCACGCGCCAGGCCGTCCTCGATCCTGCGCAACGCGGCCGGAACCTCGTCGCCATGAACACAGGAGACGATCTCGACCGGATCACGATAGAGCCGCGCCGGGGCCGATTTGGCGAGGCGATCCTCCAGCAGCACGAATGGCTGCCGTGAGCTCAGCATGGTCTGGAACGAAAGCGGCATCTGCGGTGTGGCTTCTGATGGGATAGGCGGCGCAACGCCCGGATCAGCCGCGCGCGTTCCAGATAGAAGGCAATGCGGCGACATGCCGAGGGGCATCTGAGCCTGGGCCTTCCGCCCGTGTCCGGCGATCCGATGTCGCGGCACGATATCGGCTTCATACGAGATTGCCCCGATCAGGTCTTGCCGCCCTTGCGGAGCAGATAGGTATCCATGATCCAGCCCTTCTCCTCGCGGGCCTGCCGTCGAATCCGCTCGATATCGGCCGCCACCTCCGAGAGCTTTCCAGCTACCAAGATCTCGTCCTCGGTGCCAAGATAGGCGCCCCAGTAGATATCGAGATCATCCGCCTCGATGCGCGTGAAGGCCTGGTCGCCATCGAGCATGACGACGACGCTGTCGAGATTGTCGGGAAATCCCTCGGTGAGTTTGCGCCCGGTCGTGATCAGCACGGGCTGGCCGATGCGATTGAGTGCAACGCGATGCCGGGCCGCCAGTGCCTGCACGCTGCTGATGCCGGGGATGATATCGTATTCCAGCGCACATCCTTTGGCCTGGATATGGTCGATGATCCGCAATGTGCTGTCATAGAGCGTCGGGTCGCCCCAGACGAGAAAGCCCCCGCATTCGCCCTCCCCGAGCTCCGCCATGATGAGGCTCTCATAGGCATCCGCCAGCTGCGCGTGCCACTGATCGACGCTGCCGCGGTAATCTTGTCCTGCAGCGGCACGCGTTGGAATCGGCATCGGGACCATGCGATAATCCGAGCCCTCGATGAAGCGCTCACAGATGTCCTTGCGCAATCGCTGCAGCGCCACCTTGTCCGTACCCTTGTCGGGGATGAAGAAGACATCGACCTGGTTGAGGGCCTTGATCGCCTGGACCGTGACATGGTCGGGATTGCCGGCCCCGATCCCGATGATCAGAATTTTGCGCATGCGGCCCTCATGATCCAAGCTCGCCTCGCAAAGCAAGCTCTCCGGCATACCATGCGGCAAGCCTGTCTTGTGCGTCTGCACGATACGGCCGCAGTTGGGAACGTCATTTCGAAGGGGGCGGACCTGACAGCCCTGTTCTGCCCGAGCCGCTGCAAGGCGGCGAGGCTGGCGGCGTCTGCTGCGGCCCGGCGGAATGCCCCCGCTTGTCAGGGTTTCCGAAATTGCCTGACCTCCCGCGAGACAGCCGCCGATGCCTTCGGACGGCTATATGAGATATCAGCTGGCGGGCATGAATGAGGGTGATGGCGCGATGGCATACACAGACGAACTCGAGCCGCTCCTGGCCTTCGAGCGGGAGCTGCGGCGAAAGATCGCCCTGCGGATCGCTGAGGAAGCCGGCGAGCAGCCCGGCGGCGCTCCGTCCGAGCATCAGATCGCGGTTGCCGATGAGGCGATCGCGAACTGGATCGAGGCGGGAGAGGAAGACCAGGACATGCGCGCCTTCCGGCCGATAGGCCCCCTCCAGCAGTTGCTCGCCGATCACGCGCTGATCTGCGAGCGCATTCTCGATATTCGCGATCGGCGGCTGTCGTGACGGGCAACGCGACCGTCGGTCCGCTCCAGACTGGTTAGCAGGCTGCTGCCAGCAAGGTCCGGACATTTTCATTGGAAGGACTGCCTGTCATATAGCTCGCTCCGCCGAATCGCGCCGGGAAGAAGTCCATGCCAAAACTCTGCAAGTTCACCTCGCCCGCCGACGGAAAGCCCGTCTATGTCAATCCCGCGCAGGTCAGCGTGGTCTACACCTTCAAGGGCGAACCGCCGGACACGATCATCGGGTTTCGCAAGGACTTCATGCTGGGCGTGAAGGAAAGCCTGGAGGACACCGTCAAGATTCTCGACAAGGCGATGGCCGAGAAGGCGGCTGGAGGTTAGAGCAGCTTCCAGCGAATTGGGCTCCGGTTCGCGTGCGAACGCTCCAGCTTCAGAGCATTGCTCACCGGCTCCTGAATTCCTTCGCCGCGCTCACAATGCTGAGGCAAGGTGATTGGAAAACGCGCTAAGGATCGACCATGGACAGCTCAGCGCTTGACCGACATCGCCGGCGCTGGTTGCCGATCCGCTATCTGCGGGCGAGACCGCGCCTGTTTCTCTGCACGGCCCTGGGCGTTCTGGTCAGCCTGGTCCTGCCCGACATCTGGCGGCCGACAACGCGTGCGCTGGTGGCTTGGAATGCGGCGACGATCGCGTTCCTCGTCAGTATCGTCGTGATGATGCTGCGCGCGACGCATCACACGATACGCCGCAAGGCCGCCATTCAGGACGAAGGTCAATTCCTGATCCTGTCGCTGGTGATCCTGGCGGCCATTGCGAGCATTGGCGCCATCGTGGCCGAACTGGGCTCGGTCAAGGACGTCACGGGAATCGCGAAAGGGCTTCACCTTGGCCTGGCCTTTCTGACGATCGTCTCGGCCTGGGGCTTTGTCCATGTGATGTTTGCGCTGCACTACGCGCATGAATATTACGACGAATGGCGGTCGCATCCCGAAGCGGTGCCGCAATCGCGTGGCGGCCTCGACATTCCCGGAAATGAAGATTGCCCCGACTATATGGACTTTCTCTATTTTTCTTTCGTGATCGGCGTCGCCTCGGCAACGGCCGACATCAACATCACCTCCCGTTCGATCCGCCGGGTGGCGCTGGTCCACTGCGTCCTGGCCTTCTTCTTCAATCTGGCCATCCTCGGCCTGACCATCAACATTGCCGCCGGCCTGATCTGACATCAGCCCGGCAGGCTGCCGAAGCCCGCCGAGGTCGTGCAGCCCAGCTCTGCGCCGATCGTCTGGTGCGTGGTCTCCCGCCATGCCAGAACGCGGTGTGGACAGGGAGAATCTGAGCGCATGTACGACGTGATCGTGGTGGGCGCCGGCTCGGCCGGGGCGCCGCTGGCCGCCCGGCTTTCGGAGGATCCGAACCGCCGCGTGCTGCTGCTGGAAGCCGGGCGCGACTGGCGCGCCGCCGAGGCGCCGCACGCGCTGCGCAGCGCCAACATCATTCCGTTCATGCATGATCCGGCGCATCAGGCGCAGTGGCAGTGGCCGGAGTTGATGACCCGCCGGACCGCGGTGCAGGAGCCGCGCTTCTACTGGCGCGGCCGGGCGCTCGGCGGCTCCTCCACAGTGAACGCGCAGATCGCCATTCGCGGCGTCGCGGAAGCCTTCGACACCTGGGCTGAATATGGCTGCGAAGGCTGGTCCTCGGAGGATGTTCTGCCGGTCTTCGACGCCATCGAGGGCGATCCGCAGGCCGGCACCGCCGGACCCTTGCCGGTGTACCGCGCGCCGGAAAGCAGCTGGGGCCATGTCGACCTCGCCTTCCGCGATGCGGCTCTGGCTGCCGGCTACCCCTGGCTCGGCAACCTCAACGCGCGGCAGGGCGAAGGGATTGCGACCAACCCGATCAACTCCCGCGACGGCGCGCGCATCTCCACCAACGACGCCTATCTGGAACCCGCGCGGGGACGCGCGAATCTGGAGATCCGTGGTGGCGCCATGGTCGACAAGGTCCTGTTCGACGGCCACCGCGCCCGTGCGGTGCGGGTCCGCTTTGCCGGTGAGGAGTGGACGGAGATCGAGGGCCGCGAGATCGTGCTGTGCGCCGGCGCGATCCACAGCCCCACCATCCTGATGCGCTCGGGGCTCGGCCCTGCTGCGCAACTGGCGGCGCTGGGAATTCCCGTACTGCGCGACCAGCCTTTTGTGGGACGCAACCTGATGGACCATCCGGTGCTGCGCCTCAGCCTGGCCCTCAAGCCCGGCTTCGTCGCGCATGATCCCGATGCCCGCCACACCAATTGCTGCCTGACCTATAGCAGCGGCCTCGGCGGCGGCGGCCGGCGCGACATGATCATGGTCTCCTACAACCATCGCGGCTTCGTGGGCGCCACGCCCGGGCCGGGCGGAGGGGTGGGCGTATCGCTCTACGATGCGTTCTCGCGCGGCGAATTGCGCCTGAGCTCGGCCGACCCGGACGCCAATCCCGTCGTGGACGAGAACATGCTGGCCGACCCGCGCGACCGGCTGCGCATGCGCGACGCGGTGCGGCGGCTGGCCGCGCTCGCCGAGCAGCCGGCCTTGCGCGCGGTTTCCGACGATATCCGCTTCTGCGAAACCCCGCTCAGCCCGGCTGAGGCGGCTGCCTTGCCGGAGGCCGAGCTCGATGCGCTGATGCTGCAGGAGGCCAGCGACATCCAGCACGCCGCCGGCACCTGCCACATGACCGCCTATCACGACCCGCGCGGCGTAGTGGACCCGGATCTGCGGGTGCGCGGCATCGAGGGATTACGGGTGGCCGACGCCTCGATCATGCCGACGGATTGCCGGGCGAACCTGCACTTCACCTGCGTGATGATCGGCGAAGCTCTGGCGCGGCGGATGCGCGCCTAGACCAAGGCGCGCGCTGCCCCGCCCGCTCAAGGCGCCCGTAGCTGGCCGAGTTCGTGCAGTAGCGCGGCCCCGGTACGCAGCCCGCTATAGAAGCAATCAAGTGTCAGGTTCTCGTTGGGCGCATGGTTCGCCTCATCGGGATTCGCATAGGGCGTGACGAAGGCGGGAATGCCGAGGATCTTGGTGAAGACATAGCCCGGCAGGCTGCCGAAGCCGGCCGGAATCAGCAGCGGCTCCACGCCTTGGGCTGCAACGAAGGCCCGGCGCAGCACGGGGGTGAAGGGCGAGGCGATCGACGTCTTGGAGGGCTGCATGCCCTTCTCGGCCGCGATGAACTCGACCTCCGGCGCATGCCTGGCGACATGAGCCGCTATCTTACGCAGGACATCTTCCGGGTCCTGCGCGCCCACCAGCCTGACATCGCATTTCACGAAGGCCTCATTGGGCAGCACCGTCTTGGAGCCCGGCCCGCCATAGCCGCCGTGGAAGCCGTTGATGGTCAAGGTCGGGCGGAAGCAGAGACGGTCATAGAAGGGCCGCTCCGCCGGCGCGTCGAGCCGTGCGAGCCCGAGGCTGTGCTTGAATGCCTCGACATCGAGCGGCAGGCGCTCGATCGCGGCCAGCTCCTCCGGTGAAGGGGGCTCGACGCCGTCATGGAAGCCTTCGATCGTAATCTCGCCGGCTTGGTTCTTCATGGTGCCGAGCAGATGCACCAGCGTCCAGATCGGATTGGGCACGACGCCGCCGAAATTGCCGGAATGCACGTCGCGGCTGGCATGGCGGCAGCGCAGCTCGAAGGACGCCACGCCGCGCGAGCCGAACTTGATCGCGGCCGCCCCGCTGGCATGGCGCGGGCCGTCGGCGGTCACCGCGAGATCGGCTTTCAGCACGTCCTTATTGGCGCGCACGAAGCCGGCGATGTTCGGGCTGCCGATCTCCTCCTCACCCTCCAGCATCAGGATGACGTTGCAGGGCAGAGCGCCATGCACCTTCAGATGGGATTCGATCGCCAGGATCTGCGCGAAATGCTGGCCCTTATTGTCGCCGACACCGCGCGCATAGAGACGCCCGTCACGGATGGTGGGCTCGAAGGGCGGCGAGAGCCATTTCTCGAGCGGGTCCGGCGGCTGTACGTCGTAATGGCCGTAGAGCAGCACCGTCGGCTTGCCCGGCGCCTTCTCCCAACGCGCGACGACCATCGGATGCCCCGCGGTCGGCATCAGGCTAGTCTCGAGCCCGATATCGCTCAGCATATCCACCAGCAGAGCTCCGACTTCGGCAATGCCGATATTTTCGGCGCTGATGCTGGGATGGCGAAGATAGGCGATCAGACGATCGAGGAAACTCGCTCGGTTCGTCTCGATATGCTCGAAAACCGCAGCCAGCGCATCGGAGGAAGGCATGACTTTGTCCCTGACAGAGGAAGGCTAGGTTGAGGGCGTAGAACGCCGCATGACCTGTTTCTAGATAGTTGAGCCGAATGCTTGATGAAACGGTTTATCGCGACGCCGGCATCTTCGCACGGCTTCCTTCGGCTTTCCGAAAGCCTCCCGGGCCTCGTCGGAGAGGCCTGAATCGCAACCAATTCGCCGGCCCTTTCTGACGGCGCCAGATGATTTGGGGCTGCGCGCGCCCTGATCCGGGCATCCGAAGGAAACTGATCAACACAGCCAGAGGGGGCATTGACCTCCCCGCAGCTTTCGTCATAGCGTATCAAATAACAAAATGATGTTTCATTATATGAAATGAAACACAGAGGAACGCCCTTGCCGACGAAACCCGATCCAGATGCGGCCAAAGCCGCGCCGGCCGGCACCAGCACACTCGATCTCGCCTTGCGGGCGGTCGAGTATCTGGTGCAGCAGAGCCGTCCGGCCGCGCTGGCGCAGATCGCCGGCGCGCTGGGAGCATCGAAAGCCACGATCTACCGGCATCTGGTGACGCTGCAGCGCCACGGCTTCGTCCGGCAGGATGCCGAGACCGGTCGTTACGAAGCCGGCATCAAGCTGATGGTGCTGGGCGAGGCGCTGCGGCAGCGCTTCGACATCGTCAGCGCCGCCCGCGAGGAGCTGATGACGCTGCGCGATCGCACCGGCCAGGCCGTCACGGTCTGCGCCGCGATCGACGCCGAGCTGATCGTCCTCGAACTGATCCAGGGCCGCACGCTCATCGAATTCGCCACGCGCCCCGGCACGCGGCTCGCCTTCCATGCCAGCGCGCATGGCAAGATCTGGCTCGCCTTCGGTTCGCAGGAGCGCACGGCCGCCATTGCCAATGGCGAGCTCAAGGCCTGGACGCCGGCGACGATCGTCACGCGGGATGCCCTGCTCGCCGATCTCGACGTCGTGCGCGAGCGCGGCTGGGCCACCGCACCCGACGAGGTCATCACCGGCGTCAACACGCTCGCCGCCCCCGTCTTCGACCATCGCCAGATCCTCGTCGGCTCGATCGCCATCGTCGGCGCGACGCAGTTCATCCCTCCCGAACCCGATCCCGAACAAATCCGCGAAGTCGTCGGCAGCGCCGCGCGCATCTCGCGGGGATTGACCTGGAAAGATTGAAGCCATGAGCTATTCGCTGGCCGTCGATATCGGCGGCACCTTCACCGATATCGTCCTGCGCGACTCCAAGGGCGGCCTCAGCGTCGACAAGACGCTGACCACGCATCACGACCTGCTCGAAGGTTTTTTCCGCGGCGTCGATTCCGTACTCGGCAAGGCCGGCGTCGCAGCCGGCGCTGTCGATGGCCTGGTGGTCCACGCCACCACCGTCGTCACCAATGCGCTGATCGAGCGAAAGGGCCTGCCGACAGCGCTCGTCGTGACCGAGGGCTTCCGCGACGTGCTCTCGATCCGCAACGAGCACCGCTACGATATGTACGATCCCCAGATCGAATTCCCCGAGCCGCTGGTGACGCGTGAGCTGACCTTCGGCCTGAAGGAACGCGTGCTCGCCGACGGCACGATCGCGATCGCGCCCGATCCGCAGGATATCGCGCAATTGGCCCGCGATATCCGCGCCAGCGGTGCGCGCGCGCTGGCGATCTGCTTTCTCAACAGCTTCGCCAACCCCGCCAACGAGGCCCTGGTCGCCGCAGCGCTGGCGCGCGAGCTCAACGACGTCTTCATCTGCACCTCCTCGGAGGTCGCCCCGCAGATCCGCGAATACCAGCGCGCCTCGACCGCGACGGTGAACGCCTATGCGATGCCGATCTCGCAGCCCTATCTCAAGCGCCTCAGCGACAGGCTGCGCGTCGAGGGCTTCGCCAACACGCCCTTGATCATGCTGTCCTCGGGCGGCGTCGTCGGTGCGGAAACCGCCGGGAAGAACCCGGTGCGCATGATCGAGAGCGGCCCCGCCGCCGGCGCGCTCGCGGCCTGCCATTATGCCGAACTGCTCGGCATCGACCGTTTGATGTCCTTCGACATGGGCGGCACCACCGCCAAGGCCTGCCTGATCGAGAACCGCACCCCGCTGGTCACCGGGCTGTTCGAGGTCGACCGGCGCTATCGCTTCAAGGAGGGCAGCGGCCTGCCCGTCACCGTGCCCTCGATCGACCTGATCGAGATCGGCGCCGGCGGCGGCAGCATCGCCCATGTCGACGATCTCGGCCTGCTCAAGGTCGGCCCGGAAAGCGCCGGCTCCAATCCTGGCCCCGCCTGCTATGGCCGTGGCGGCCAGAGCGCGACCGTGACCGACGCCGACCTCGTGCTCGGCCTGATCGATGCGGAGAACTTCCTCGGCGGCGACATGTCGCTCGACAAGCCGGCCTGCGAGGCCGCGATGGCGCGGCTCGGCCAGTCGCTCGCTGTCTCCCCCGTCCAGGCGGCGCGCGGCATCTACCGGATCGTGACCGAGGCGATGGCCTCGGCCGCACGCACCCATGCCACCGATCGCGGCGTCGACTATCGCGGGCTGCCGCTGTTTGCCTTCGGCGGCGCGGGTCCCTTGCATGCCTGCGGCGTCGCCGAGCTGCTGCAGAGCACCTGCGTGATCGTGCCGCCGCAATCGAGCGTGCTGTCGGCTTTCGGCACGCTGGTGACGCCGGTCCGGCTCGATCTGGTGCGCAGCGACCTGACCTTGGTCGCCCATCTCGACTGGAGCCGCGTCGACCGCGTGCTCGGCGACCTCGAAAGCGAAGGCATGGCGGCGCTCGGCCAATCCGGCTGCGCGGCCAAGGATGTCACGATCCTGGTCGGCGCCGATATGCGCTATGTCGGCCAGCAGCACGAGGTCACCGTCATCTTCGAGACCGACCCGCGCCAAAGCCGCGATGCGGGCGCCCTCGCCCAGCAGTTCGAGGCGAACTATCGCACGCTCTACGGCGTCAACCCCTCGCATGTCCCTATCGAGATCGTCACCTGGCGCGTCGTGGCGCGCGGCCCCTCGCCGCATTTCGACGGCCAGACCCGCCCGCAGATCGAGCAGGGGCAGGCCAAGCGGCATCGCCCGGTCCATGCCTGGCAGGATGACCAGCCGGTCCCAGTCTATGAACGCGCCGCGCTCGCTGTGGGCCAGACCATCGCAGGTCCCGCCATCATCGAGGAGCGCGAGACCACGACCGCGCTTCCCCCCGGCTGGAACGCCACGATCGACAGCCTCGGCTGCATCATCGCCAGGAAAGGCTGAATCCGATGGCAGGGTCACATCCAATGGCAAGGTCGCATCCGATGGACGGCGTTGAACTCGAAATCCTCTGGTCGAACCTGATCGGCATCGTCAACGAGCGGGCCAAGGCGCTGCAGCGCATCGCCTTCAGCCCGATCGTGCGCGAGGCGGGCGACCTCGCCTGCGCGCTCTTCGACCAGCGCGGGCGCATGGTGGCGCAGGCCAATACCGGCACGCCCGGCCACATCAACTCGCTCGCCTTCGCCGGCGCGCATCTCGTGCGCATCTTCGAGGGGCGCTGCGAGCCCGGCGACGTGCTGATCACCAATGATCCCTGGCTTTCGGCCGGGCATTTCTTCGACATCACGGTGCTGACGCCGATTTTCGACGGGCCAAACCTCATCGCCTATATCGGCTCGACCATCCACCACACCGATATCGGCGGCTACGGCATCGGCGCCGGCGCGCGCGACGTGCATGAGGAGGGGCTGTGGATTCCCCCGCTCAAGCTCTATGAGCGCGGCAAGCCCAACGAGGTTCTCCACGACATCATCCGGCGCAATGTGCGCACGCCGGACGCGGTCTTCGGCGACCTCTCCGCCCAGGTCTCCAGCGGCGAGGCGGCGGCCGAATACCTGATCATGCTGTGCCGGCGCTATGGCGTCGCCGATATAGAGGCCCTGTCGGACGAGATCATCAATCGCTCGGAAGAGGCGACGCGCAACGCCA
Coding sequences:
- a CDS encoding DUF1345 domain-containing protein, with the translated sequence MDSSALDRHRRRWLPIRYLRARPRLFLCTALGVLVSLVLPDIWRPTTRALVAWNAATIAFLVSIVVMMLRATHHTIRRKAAIQDEGQFLILSLVILAAIASIGAIVAELGSVKDVTGIAKGLHLGLAFLTIVSAWGFVHVMFALHYAHEYYDEWRSHPEAVPQSRGGLDIPGNEDCPDYMDFLYFSFVIGVASATADINITSRSIRRVALVHCVLAFFFNLAILGLTINIAAGLI
- a CDS encoding DUF2171 domain-containing protein, translating into MKDSVKENMEVIGADGVHVGTVDRVEGGRIKLKMSDSHGKHEGHHHYIEAGFVAGVEENKVRLSANADIAVTLEEEKSGLPVDL
- a CDS encoding hydantoinase/oxoprolinase family protein, encoding MSYSLAVDIGGTFTDIVLRDSKGGLSVDKTLTTHHDLLEGFFRGVDSVLGKAGVAAGAVDGLVVHATTVVTNALIERKGLPTALVVTEGFRDVLSIRNEHRYDMYDPQIEFPEPLVTRELTFGLKERVLADGTIAIAPDPQDIAQLARDIRASGARALAICFLNSFANPANEALVAAALARELNDVFICTSSEVAPQIREYQRASTATVNAYAMPISQPYLKRLSDRLRVEGFANTPLIMLSSGGVVGAETAGKNPVRMIESGPAAGALAACHYAELLGIDRLMSFDMGGTTAKACLIENRTPLVTGLFEVDRRYRFKEGSGLPVTVPSIDLIEIGAGGGSIAHVDDLGLLKVGPESAGSNPGPACYGRGGQSATVTDADLVLGLIDAENFLGGDMSLDKPACEAAMARLGQSLAVSPVQAARGIYRIVTEAMASAARTHATDRGVDYRGLPLFAFGGAGPLHACGVAELLQSTCVIVPPQSSVLSAFGTLVTPVRLDLVRSDLTLVAHLDWSRVDRVLGDLESEGMAALGQSGCAAKDVTILVGADMRYVGQQHEVTVIFETDPRQSRDAGALAQQFEANYRTLYGVNPSHVPIEIVTWRVVARGPSPHFDGQTRPQIEQGQAKRHRPVHAWQDDQPVPVYERAALAVGQTIAGPAIIEERETTTALPPGWNATIDSLGCIIARKG
- the cobF gene encoding precorrin-6A synthase (deacetylating); translated protein: MRKILIIGIGAGNPDHVTVQAIKALNQVDVFFIPDKGTDKVALQRLRKDICERFIEGSDYRMVPMPIPTRAAAGQDYRGSVDQWHAQLADAYESLIMAELGEGECGGFLVWGDPTLYDSTLRIIDHIQAKGCALEYDIIPGISSVQALAARHRVALNRIGQPVLITTGRKLTEGFPDNLDSVVVMLDGDQAFTRIEADDLDIYWGAYLGTEDEILVAGKLSEVAADIERIRRQAREEKGWIMDTYLLRKGGKT
- a CDS encoding IclR family transcriptional regulator; the protein is MPTKPDPDAAKAAPAGTSTLDLALRAVEYLVQQSRPAALAQIAGALGASKATIYRHLVTLQRHGFVRQDAETGRYEAGIKLMVLGEALRQRFDIVSAAREELMTLRDRTGQAVTVCAAIDAELIVLELIQGRTLIEFATRPGTRLAFHASAHGKIWLAFGSQERTAAIANGELKAWTPATIVTRDALLADLDVVRERGWATAPDEVITGVNTLAAPVFDHRQILVGSIAIVGATQFIPPEPDPEQIREVVGSAARISRGLTWKD
- a CDS encoding GMC family oxidoreductase translates to MYDVIVVGAGSAGAPLAARLSEDPNRRVLLLEAGRDWRAAEAPHALRSANIIPFMHDPAHQAQWQWPELMTRRTAVQEPRFYWRGRALGGSSTVNAQIAIRGVAEAFDTWAEYGCEGWSSEDVLPVFDAIEGDPQAGTAGPLPVYRAPESSWGHVDLAFRDAALAAGYPWLGNLNARQGEGIATNPINSRDGARISTNDAYLEPARGRANLEIRGGAMVDKVLFDGHRARAVRVRFAGEEWTEIEGREIVLCAGAIHSPTILMRSGLGPAAQLAALGIPVLRDQPFVGRNLMDHPVLRLSLALKPGFVAHDPDARHTNCCLTYSSGLGGGGRRDMIMVSYNHRGFVGATPGPGGGVGVSLYDAFSRGELRLSSADPDANPVVDENMLADPRDRLRMRDAVRRLAALAEQPALRAVSDDIRFCETPLSPAEAAALPEAELDALMLQEASDIQHAAGTCHMTAYHDPRGVVDPDLRVRGIEGLRVADASIMPTDCRANLHFTCVMIGEALARRMRA
- a CDS encoding M20/M25/M40 family metallo-hydrolase gives rise to the protein MPSSDALAAVFEHIETNRASFLDRLIAYLRHPSISAENIGIAEVGALLVDMLSDIGLETSLMPTAGHPMVVARWEKAPGKPTVLLYGHYDVQPPDPLEKWLSPPFEPTIRDGRLYARGVGDNKGQHFAQILAIESHLKVHGALPCNVILMLEGEEEIGSPNIAGFVRANKDVLKADLAVTADGPRHASGAAAIKFGSRGVASFELRCRHASRDVHSGNFGGVVPNPIWTLVHLLGTMKNQAGEITIEGFHDGVEPPSPEELAAIERLPLDVEAFKHSLGLARLDAPAERPFYDRLCFRPTLTINGFHGGYGGPGSKTVLPNEAFVKCDVRLVGAQDPEDVLRKIAAHVARHAPEVEFIAAEKGMQPSKTSIASPFTPVLRRAFVAAQGVEPLLIPAGFGSLPGYVFTKILGIPAFVTPYANPDEANHAPNENLTLDCFYSGLRTGAALLHELGQLRAP
- the pabB gene encoding aminodeoxychorismate synthase component I, which produces MPLSFQTMLSSRQPFVLLEDRLAKSAPARLYRDPVEIVSCVHGDEVPAALRRIEDGLARGLHAAGFLGYELGYAFEPRLVASMPSKRALPLLWFGLFREPLEVAPVELDRHFAGLAPPLPLGLVQPRLEASAHAAKVARVLEYLQAGDAYQINLTFPVDFHYDGDPLALYAALRASQPVSHGGIVAFEDATILSVSPELFLEVESGRATTRPMKGTASRLDDPEADRAAKAALQADPKQRAENLMIVDLLRNDLGRISVLGSVEVPSLFKVETYPTFHTLTSTVTSSLLPGLSLEELMRATFPCGSITGAPKLRAMQIIREIEDGPRDVYTGAIGAIAPNGDLRFNVAIRTAAIFPDGVGRYGIGGGIVADSEAASEYAEALLKARVLTDLAEDYGLIETLRWSGETGFVRLQLHLDRLERSASALDFSFDRHDAQARLDSLAASFDRRDDRRIRLELRRDGALDFHAPVLAEEPERRLGVIVAADRIDAADPFLRHKTTRRRLFETAYAAAVMQGADEAIFLNRAGFVTESARSTIFVERGGVLLTPPLSDGVLPGVLRQSLIGSGEAIERQLVLDDLARAERWFLGNSLRGLRRAQLGNP